DNA from Petropleomorpha daqingensis:
TCCGGCCAGGGGTGGTCCGGCCCGGCCGGGGTGAGGACGGCGGCCAGCTCCTGCGCCTGCCGCGGCGAGAGCGGGCTGGACCGTCCCACGACGACCAGCTCGCCGTCGCGCAGCAGCCCGGCGACGAGCTGGCTGGGCCGCTCGATCGGCCCGATGACGCCGCCGGCGATGACCTCCGTCGTCTCCCAGGACTTGACCTTCAGCCACTCCCGCCGGCCCGGCGCGTACCGGCCGGACGCGCCCTTGACGACCAGCCCCTCGACGCCGGCCGGGCGGAAGTCGCGGAACCAGGCCCTGGCCTCCTCCACGTCGGCGGTCAGGGGGGAGAGCTGCAGCGGGGGAGCCCACCGGGCGGCCAGCTCCTCGAGCGCGGAGCGCCGGGCCCGCAGCGTGCGGCGGCGCAGGTCGGTGCCACCCGCGGCGAGCAGGTCGAACGCGACGTAGGACGCCGGAGCGGCGGCCACGAGGGCGCCGATCCGGCCGGGCGAGGCGCCCATGCGCTGCTGCAGCAGGCCGAAGTCCAGCCGCGAGCCGTTCCACACGACGACCTCCCCGTCGACCACGGACCCGGCCGGCACCTGCGCCACCGCCGCGGCGGCGATGTCGGGGAAGCGGTCGGTCAGGTCGCGGCCCTGCTTCGACCACAGCCGCGTGGACGACGCCGAGCGGACGATCACCAACCGGTAGCCGTCCCACTTGGGTTCGTACCGGCAGCCGCCGGGCAGCGCGCTCGGCGGCGGGATGTCGCGCACCGGCTTGGCGAGCTCCACCGCCACGGGTCCCGCGAGGTCGGGCGGGAGGTCCGGCAACCCCGGGACGAACGACGGCACCGACGGATCATGCACGCGGAGTGAGGGCCGACGTGCCTGGCAGGAAGACCGTGTCACCCGGACGTGGCACGTCCCTACGCTGCGCG
Protein-coding regions in this window:
- a CDS encoding ATP-dependent DNA ligase codes for the protein MPSFVPGLPDLPPDLAGPVAVELAKPVRDIPPPSALPGGCRYEPKWDGYRLVIVRSASSTRLWSKQGRDLTDRFPDIAAAAVAQVPAGSVVDGEVVVWNGSRLDFGLLQQRMGASPGRIGALVAAAPASYVAFDLLAAGGTDLRRRTLRARRSALEELAARWAPPLQLSPLTADVEEARAWFRDFRPAGVEGLVVKGASGRYAPGRREWLKVKSWETTEVIAGGVIGPIERPSQLVAGLLRDGELVVVGRSSPLSPRQAQELAAVLTPAGPDHPWPDRIGTGRFGGGRLSVPLTKVEPAVVVEVSADAALQAGVFRHPMRFVRVRADLHPDDVPGLP